CATCGGCGCCATGAAAAATGCCGGCATCGTCATGATCACTGACGACGGCTACCCGGTCGCCAACCCCGTCGTGCTGCGTCGCGCCATGGAATATGCCCGCGACTTCGGCCTCATCATCGCCAGCCATTGCGAAACCATGGAACTCTCCGGCAAAGGCTCCATGCATGAAGGCGAAGTCAGCTACTCGCTCGGCCTCGAAGGCATCCCCGCCATCAGCGAGGAAATCAGCATCGCCCGCGACATCCAAATTGCCCAATACACCGGAGCCCACCTCCACATCCAGCACGTCACCACCGCCCGGGGAATGGAAATCATCCGCCGCGCCAAAAACGACGGTGTCAAAGTGACCTGCGAAGTCGCCCCCCATCACCTCATTTTCAATCATCACCACATCGGCGACTACGACACCCATTACAAAATGAATCCCCCCCTCCGCACCCCGGAGGACAACGCCCTGCTTCTGCAAGGCCTCATCGACGGTATCTTCGACGTCATCGCCACCGACCACGCCCCCCACACGCCTTTCGAGAAAAACAACGACTTCGCCACCGCCCCCTTCGGCATCACCGGACTCGAAACCGCCCTCCCCTCCCTCTACCACCACTTCATCTCCCAAGGCACCCTGAGCTGGGACCTCATCGTCAAACGCTACTCCGCCGAACCCCGCCGCCTCATCGGTCTCGCCCCCGTTCCCATTGTCGAAAAGGCCCTCGCCAACTTCATCATCTTCGATCCCAACGCCACCACCACCTTCTCCACCGACTTCATGAAGTCCCGCAGTCAGAACACCCCCTTCCTCAATCAAACCCTCAACGGCCGCAT
The genomic region above belongs to Phragmitibacter flavus and contains:
- a CDS encoding dihydroorotase: MTHLYRNAQIASEDNRELLIADLLVENGKITRLAPNLSTPEGISSTDCTGKILLPALYDIHVHAREPGQEQKENILTCSEAAINGGITGFCMMPNTSPAIDNAGVVKTVLESARATRLKLHTSGAITKGREGKELAAIGAMKNAGIVMITDDGYPVANPVVLRRAMEYARDFGLIIASHCETMELSGKGSMHEGEVSYSLGLEGIPAISEEISIARDIQIAQYTGAHLHIQHVTTARGMEIIRRAKNDGVKVTCEVAPHHLIFNHHHIGDYDTHYKMNPPLRTPEDNALLLQGLIDGIFDVIATDHAPHTPFEKNNDFATAPFGITGLETALPSLYHHFISQGTLSWDLIVKRYSAEPRRLIGLAPVPIVEKALANFIIFDPNATTTFSTDFMKSRSQNTPFLNQTLNGRITTVLSEGELLLSR